TAGTCGACAAGCTCGGTAAGCGAGTGGATGGGCAAGGAGGGGTTCACCACTGCCACCAGGGGCACGGAGCCGACGATGCCGACGGGCGTGAGATCCTTGCGCAGGTCGTACTGCAGCTTGCCTTTCTCGAGCGTGGCCATGACGGAATGCGACGTCAGGGCTCCCATCAGCAGCGTATAGCCGTCCGGCCTGGCGCGCGCCACTTCGGCGGCGCCGATGTTGCCGCCTGCGCCGCCCCTGTTCTCGATGACCACCTGGTTGCCGATGGTTTCGCTCAGGTGCTGGCCCACGATGCGCCCGATGACGTCGGTCGCGCCACCCGGCGGATACGGAATGATCAGCTGTATGGGCTTGTCTGGATACCCGCCGGCAGCCTGGGCGTGAGCGCCCAGCGGAACAGAGAAGCCGATGGCGGCAATGATCGCCGCCATGGCGATGCTGGCGCGCTTGTGTGCTGGCAGTCTGTAGAACATGCGTGTCTCCTTGTGGATTTTATGATCGCGAAGAAACTACCGCTGCATGTTCGCAAATTCCCGCCGCCGGTAAGAAAAAATATTTTTTGTTCGTTCAAAAAAATGCGTGTGGATGTGCGCCGCTCTCCGCCACCGTCTCCAGCGCGCGCATTTCTTCCAGCACCACCTTCAGCACCGCCCGCGATGCGTTCGACAGCGGATGCTTGCGCGTGGTGTCGACGAACGCAGTCTGCCGAAGGACGGGATCCTTGATGGACGCCATGGCCAGCGTGCCCGCGCGTATTTCGTCGGCCACCGCATGGTAGGGCAACAGGCTGTATACCTCGCAATTGAGCACGACCTCCCTGATCAGCGTGCCGCTGGTCGCTTCGAGCACCACGTTCAGCTTCAGGCCCCGGCGGTTGCAGACCTCGTCCAGGTACGAGCGCATGCCATTGGGCCGGGCCGGCAGTACCAGGGGCACCCGCGTCATCGCGGCCAGCCGGACCGGCTGCCTGGCCAGGGCGAGCGCGCCCGTCCGGCCCACCAGGTACAGCGGCGCGCTGAACACGGCTTCGCGCGCCTGGCGCTGCATGGGCCGGTAGCGGTTGAAAATGCCGATATCGGCGCGGCCGTCGGCCAGCATGTTCTCGACTTCGCCGCTGTAGGCCTCGACGGCCTTCAGGCGGATATCCGGGTAGGCGGCCAGCAGGCGTTTCAGCACACGGCTCATGAGCGGGCGCGACAGCCCCGGCAGCACGCCGATCGTGACGCTGCCCGCCGGATGGTTGCGCTGGGCCAGCACGTCGTCCACCAGCTGGCCCGCGGCCTGCAGCATGGCATGCGCGCGCGGCAGGATGGATTGCCCGATTTCCGTCAGCGACACGCCGCGCCCGGTGCGGTGGAACAGCCGGCAGCCCAGCAGGGACTCCAGCTGCGACACTTGCCGGCTGAGGGCCGACTGTGCGATGCCCAGCGCGCTGGCCGCGCTGCTGAGGCTGCCGTGCTCGGCGGCGACGACGAAGCAGCGGATGTTTCTCAGGTCCAGCATCGGGCTATCTAAATCATGCATGGCTGATATCCATGATATGCCGGTTCCGGCGTGCCGCCCGGCTACCTATACTCGATGCAACGATTATTCCACTGAAGCGATTGCCATGCCTGACGCGCACGATCCCTCAACATTCCGGGGCCCCTTGAAAGGCCTGCGTGTGCTCGACCTGTCCACGGTGTACGCGGGCCCGTTCGCGGCGACCATGCTGGGCGACCTGGGCGCCGATGTGCTGAAGGTGGAATTGCCCGGCGTGGGCGATTCGCTGCGCAGCTTGCCGCCGTACAAGAACGGCGTGCCCCTGTGGTGGAAGGTGACCAACCGCAACAAGCGCGGCATCACCATCGACCTGCGCCGCCCGGAAGGCCGCGAACTGCTGGGCCGGCTGCTGCCGGACTACGATGTGCTGGTCGAGAACTTCCGGCCGGGAAAACTGGACGGCTGGGGCATCACCAAGGACTGGCTGCACGGGATCAATCCCGACTTGACCATTCTGCGCGTTACCGGCTTCGGCCAGAGCGGCCCTTACAGCCATCGCCCCGGTTTCGCGCGGGTGTTCGAAGCCATGACCGGCTTCACCAATATCTGCGGCGAGGCCGACGGCCCGCCGCTACACCTGGGCTTTCCCATTGCCGATGCGGTGGCCGGGCTGTTCGGCGCTGTCGGCGTGCTGGCCGCCCTGTACCAGCGCCACGCGGGGGGCGCGACGAAAGGCGAGGAAATCGACTGCTCGCTGATGGAGTCCATGTTCCGGATCATGGAGTTCCTGCCCATCGAATACGACCAGCTGGGCATTGTACGGCAGCGTTCCGGCAGTTTCAGCCAGTACGCCGCGCCGGGCAACATCTACAAGACGCGCGATGGCAAATGGGCGTCGATTGCCGCATCCACCCAGAGTATCTACGAACGCTTCTGCCGCGCCCTGGGCCGGGCGGACCTGATCGCCGACGAGCGCTTCCTGGCCAATCCCGGACGCGTGGCGAACCGGCAGGCGCTCGACGCCATCATCCGGGACGAGATCGCCAGGCACACGCTGGATGAGCTGAGCGCCAGGCTGGACGAGAACGAAGTCGGGTTCAGCCCCATCTACGACATCGCCGACATCTTCGCGGACCCGCACTTCGCCGCCCGCAAGGCCCTGGTGGAAGTGCCGGACGGCGAACTGGGCAGCGTGCGCATGCAGAGCGTGGCGCCGGTGTTCATGAATTCGCCCGGGGCGGTGCGGCATGCCGGCCCTTCCATCGGGCAACACAATGACGACGTGCTGCAGGCGCTGGGACTGCGTCATGAAGAGATCGCATCGCTGAAGGGAGCGGGCGTGATTTGATGCGAGCCATGATCGGCCAACAAGAAACAGGAGACAGAGAAATGAAGATGCTTGCCAAGTGGATGGCGGCCGCCACGCTGGCCGTTGCCGCCGCGTCGCCCGCATGGGCGGCCTACCCCGACAAACCGGTGACCATGATCATCGGATATCCGCCGGGCCAGGCGACCGACATCGTGGGCCGCCTGGTGGCGGAAAAACTGGCGGAGAAACTAGGCCAGCCGTTCATCGTGGAAAACAAGCCCGGCCAGGGCGCCAGCCTGGCGCTGGCCCAGCTGGCCAAGGCCAAACCCGACGGCTACACCATGGTGCTTTCGGCCACCGCGGCCTACGTCACCAATCCGCACCTGTACAAGTCGGTCGGCTACGACACGCTGAAAGACTTCACGCCCATTGGTACCCTGATCGATTTTCCGCTGCTGATGGTGGCCCGCCCCGATGCGCCGTTCGACGACTTCCCGGGTTTCCTGAAGTATGCCAAGGCCCACCCCGGCGAACTGGACCACACCTCGTCGGGCAGCGGCACGCTGTCGCACCTGGGCATGGAGCTATTGCAGCGGGAAACAGGCACCAAACTGGTCCATGTGCCCTACAAGGGCAGCGCGCGCGCCATGACGGACATCGCCGCCGGCAATGTGGACGTCGGCATCGAGACCGTGACGGTGACCAAGCCCTTTATCGAGTCGGGCCGCCTGAAGCTGCTGGCCGTGACCGTGCCCGAACGGCTGAAACTGTTCCCGGACACGCCCACGCTGGACGAGCTGGGCGTCAAGGGTTTCGACGTGGCTGCCTGGCTTGGCATGGCGTTTCCCGCCGGCACGCCCGATGCGTGCGTCAAGACCATCAACGACCAATTACAGGCCATTCTGCGCGACCCGGAGGTTGCCGCGAAGCTGGAATCGCTGGGCGCCCTGCCCCGGCCTTCGACCCCCGAAGAATTCGCCGATCTGCTGAAACGCGAATACGCGACCTGGGGCGAAATCGTGAAGCAATCCGGGGCGAAGGTGGATTAGGCGGTGGCCGGCGCGGGCGCTGTAGCGAGCGCCGGCCCGGCATGCCGTCAATCAGCGGACAGCTTGCGCTCGCTGACCAGCTTGGACCAGCGCGCGGCATCATGCTCGATCAGCGCCGCGAACTCCTGCGGGGTGCTGGCGTCGGCCGACAGCCCTTGCGCCTCCAGGCTGGCTTTCACCTCGGGATCCTGCATGGCCCGCATCACGCCCTGGTTGACCTTCGCGATCACCGCCGCCGGGGTGCCGGCCGGCGCGGTCAGGCCGATCCACAGAGACGAATTGAATCCCGGCACGCCGGATGCATCCACCGTGGGCAGGTCCGGCAGCATTGCCGAGGGCTTCAGGCTGCTTACAGCCAGGGCCTTGAGCTGGCCCGTCTTGACGAAGGGCATCAGGCTGTTGGGAATGCCGAACATAACCTGCACCCGCCCCG
This genomic window from Bordetella petrii contains:
- a CDS encoding Bug family tripartite tricarboxylate transporter substrate binding protein — translated: MKMLAKWMAAATLAVAAASPAWAAYPDKPVTMIIGYPPGQATDIVGRLVAEKLAEKLGQPFIVENKPGQGASLALAQLAKAKPDGYTMVLSATAAYVTNPHLYKSVGYDTLKDFTPIGTLIDFPLLMVARPDAPFDDFPGFLKYAKAHPGELDHTSSGSGTLSHLGMELLQRETGTKLVHVPYKGSARAMTDIAAGNVDVGIETVTVTKPFIESGRLKLLAVTVPERLKLFPDTPTLDELGVKGFDVAAWLGMAFPAGTPDACVKTINDQLQAILRDPEVAAKLESLGALPRPSTPEEFADLLKREYATWGEIVKQSGAKVD
- a CDS encoding CaiB/BaiF CoA transferase family protein: MKGLRVLDLSTVYAGPFAATMLGDLGADVLKVELPGVGDSLRSLPPYKNGVPLWWKVTNRNKRGITIDLRRPEGRELLGRLLPDYDVLVENFRPGKLDGWGITKDWLHGINPDLTILRVTGFGQSGPYSHRPGFARVFEAMTGFTNICGEADGPPLHLGFPIADAVAGLFGAVGVLAALYQRHAGGATKGEEIDCSLMESMFRIMEFLPIEYDQLGIVRQRSGSFSQYAAPGNIYKTRDGKWASIAASTQSIYERFCRALGRADLIADERFLANPGRVANRQALDAIIRDEIARHTLDELSARLDENEVGFSPIYDIADIFADPHFAARKALVEVPDGELGSVRMQSVAPVFMNSPGAVRHAGPSIGQHNDDVLQALGLRHEEIASLKGAGVI
- a CDS encoding LysR family transcriptional regulator, translating into MHDLDSPMLDLRNIRCFVVAAEHGSLSSAASALGIAQSALSRQVSQLESLLGCRLFHRTGRGVSLTEIGQSILPRAHAMLQAAGQLVDDVLAQRNHPAGSVTIGVLPGLSRPLMSRVLKRLLAAYPDIRLKAVEAYSGEVENMLADGRADIGIFNRYRPMQRQAREAVFSAPLYLVGRTGALALARQPVRLAAMTRVPLVLPARPNGMRSYLDEVCNRRGLKLNVVLEATSGTLIREVVLNCEVYSLLPYHAVADEIRAGTLAMASIKDPVLRQTAFVDTTRKHPLSNASRAVLKVVLEEMRALETVAESGAHPHAFF